The following proteins come from a genomic window of Nautilia profundicola AmH:
- the rplU gene encoding 50S ribosomal protein L21 — protein sequence MYAVIKHGGKQYKVSVGDVLELDRIEGAEPKSSIELNEVLLVKGDDTKIGAPTVEGAKVVAEVINNARGKKVIIFKKRRRKDSRKKRGFRRDFTRVVIKEIVA from the coding sequence ATGTATGCAGTTATTAAACATGGCGGAAAACAATATAAAGTAAGCGTTGGAGACGTATTAGAACTTGATAGAATTGAAGGTGCTGAGCCTAAATCAAGTATAGAACTTAATGAAGTATTATTAGTTAAAGGTGATGATACTAAAATCGGTGCGCCTACAGTAGAAGGTGCTAAAGTAGTAGCAGAAGTAATTAATAATGCAAGAGGAAAAAAAGTAATCATCTTCAAAAAAAGAAGAAGAAAAGACTCAAGAAAAAAAAGAGGTTTCAGAAGAGACTTCACAAGAGTTGTAATTAAAGAAATCGTAGCTTAA
- a CDS encoding RidA family protein: MQKIYTKNAPEAIGPYSQAVKVGNFIYTSGQIALTPEGDFLDVDVKTQTKQVCENLKAVLEAAGVKLENVVKTTIFLDDINNFTAVNEVYGEYFKHKPARSTVAVKELPKGAKVEIECVAFVE, from the coding sequence ATGCAAAAAATTTATACTAAAAATGCTCCCGAAGCAATAGGTCCGTATTCTCAGGCAGTTAAAGTAGGTAATTTTATATATACATCCGGACAGATAGCATTGACACCAGAGGGTGATTTTTTAGATGTTGATGTAAAAACTCAAACAAAACAGGTATGTGAAAATTTAAAAGCTGTTCTTGAAGCTGCAGGGGTAAAACTTGAAAATGTTGTAAAAACTACAATATTTTTGGATGATATAAACAATTTCACTGCGGTAAACGAAGTATACGGTGAATATTTTAAACATAAGCCCGCAAGAAGTACTGTTGCGGTAAAAGAACTTCCAAAAGGTGCAAAAGTAGAGATCGAATGCGTGGCATTTGTAGAATAA
- a CDS encoding patatin-like phospholipase family protein produces MKISLVLSGGGARGYIHIGVIEELKAQGYEIASISGTSMGALIGALEACGKLDIYKKWVEELELIDILKFIKPPFKLNGDKIFNKIKELVGEYNIEDLPIKFTAVATDLNKGKEVWFQKGPLWNAVKASAAIPGVFEPVRFHNMLLVDGGVLNLMPVAPVMSDMTDLIIAVNLYGDESKNLNVKYKKETKKKINLLHEMWDKIFEEKEDPTNMSIELMMQVIFRYRRAEYTPDIEIKFPKDTAKWYEFHRALELIEIGRQYTREVLKNEKLKAKSEK; encoded by the coding sequence ATGAAAATCTCTTTGGTATTAAGCGGAGGAGGTGCCAGAGGCTATATTCATATCGGAGTAATTGAAGAATTAAAGGCTCAAGGATATGAAATAGCTTCAATAAGCGGTACTTCTATGGGAGCGTTAATCGGTGCACTTGAAGCATGCGGTAAGTTGGATATATATAAAAAATGGGTAGAAGAACTTGAGCTTATTGATATCCTGAAATTTATCAAACCGCCGTTCAAATTAAACGGGGACAAAATATTTAATAAAATCAAAGAACTTGTGGGTGAATACAATATTGAAGATCTGCCTATAAAATTTACTGCAGTAGCCACTGATTTGAATAAAGGAAAAGAGGTATGGTTTCAAAAAGGACCTTTGTGGAACGCCGTAAAGGCTTCCGCTGCAATTCCTGGAGTATTTGAACCTGTTAGATTTCATAATATGCTTTTGGTAGACGGAGGGGTTTTAAACCTAATGCCGGTGGCTCCTGTAATGAGTGATATGACAGATTTGATTATTGCAGTTAACTTATATGGGGATGAAAGTAAAAACTTAAATGTAAAATATAAAAAAGAGACAAAAAAGAAAATAAATCTTCTTCATGAAATGTGGGATAAAATATTTGAAGAAAAAGAAGATCCTACCAATATGTCTATTGAGCTTATGATGCAGGTTATTTTTAGATACAGAAGAGCAGAATATACGCCTGATATTGAAATTAAATTCCCAAAAGACACAGCAAAATGGTATGAGTTCCACAGAGCCTTGGAGCTAATAGAAATAGGGCGTCAATATACAAGGGAAGTTTTAAAAAATGAAAAATTAAAAGCGAAAAGTGAAAAGTAA
- the rpsI gene encoding 30S ribosomal protein S9 produces the protein MHGRIYATGKRKEAIAKVWLKAGSGNITVNGKPLDEFLGGREALKLRVRWPLMLTKQENAVDIDVKVFGGGFAAQADAVKHGISKALVEYAPEFRSILKPAGLLTRDARKVERKKYGKKKARKSPQFSKR, from the coding sequence ATGCACGGAAGAATTTACGCAACAGGAAAAAGAAAAGAAGCAATCGCTAAAGTATGGTTAAAAGCTGGAAGCGGGAACATTACAGTTAACGGTAAACCGTTAGATGAGTTCTTAGGTGGAAGAGAAGCTCTTAAACTTAGAGTTAGATGGCCATTAATGCTAACTAAACAAGAAAATGCAGTTGATATTGACGTAAAAGTTTTCGGTGGTGGTTTTGCTGCTCAAGCTGATGCGGTTAAACACGGAATTTCTAAAGCGTTAGTAGAATATGCGCCTGAGTTTAGATCAATTCTTAAACCTGCAGGTCTTTTAACAAGAGACGCAAGAAAAGTAGAAAGAAAAAAATACGGGAAAAAGAAAGCAAGAAAATCTCCACAATTCTCAAAAAGATAA
- the rplM gene encoding 50S ribosomal protein L13: MKFTKSIREEDVKRDWILIDAKDKVFGRIITEIATILRGKHKPYYTPHVDCGDYVVVINADKVKFSTSKKLEDKYYKHTGYFGNLKEETVEKLLNNNPEKLFKLATRGMLPKTKLGRKMLKKLKVYAGENHPHTAQVKGN, encoded by the coding sequence ATGAAATTTACTAAATCAATTAGAGAAGAAGATGTTAAAAGAGATTGGATTTTAATAGATGCAAAAGATAAAGTTTTCGGTAGAATTATTACTGAAATTGCTACAATTTTAAGAGGTAAACATAAACCTTATTATACTCCTCATGTAGATTGTGGTGATTATGTTGTTGTAATTAACGCTGATAAAGTTAAATTTTCAACATCTAAAAAATTAGAAGACAAATACTATAAACACACAGGATATTTTGGTAACCTAAAAGAAGAGACAGTTGAAAAACTTCTTAACAACAATCCTGAAAAATTATTCAAATTAGCAACAAGAGGTATGCTTCCAAAAACAAAACTTGGAAGAAAGATGCTTAAAAAATTAAAAGTATACGCAGGTGAAAATCATCCTCATACAGCTCAAGTAAAGGGTAACTAA
- a CDS encoding DUF6115 domain-containing protein: protein MGKIEIIMFLGLSGFILFLFFYMLKRDKNVDSKLAAMELALEDINQEVYKLKKELNNKDTQRMLEEMESVIEKLVENIKKMEEKNIKYIKELENKLFSVEHSMKSKMVDFSNINKTDEQRIINLYKNGYSIEEISRELRIPAGEVELVIKFQSF, encoded by the coding sequence ATGGGTAAAATAGAAATTATAATGTTTTTGGGGCTTAGCGGGTTCATACTGTTTTTATTTTTTTATATGTTAAAAAGAGACAAAAATGTGGATTCAAAATTGGCCGCAATGGAATTGGCATTGGAAGATATAAATCAGGAAGTATACAAACTTAAAAAAGAACTAAACAACAAAGATACCCAAAGAATGCTCGAAGAAATGGAAAGCGTAATTGAGAAACTTGTTGAAAATATTAAAAAAATGGAAGAAAAAAACATTAAATACATAAAAGAGCTTGAAAATAAGCTCTTTAGTGTCGAACATTCAATGAAAAGTAAAATGGTTGATTTTTCTAATATTAATAAAACGGATGAGCAAAGAATTATTAATCTTTATAAAAACGGATATTCTATTGAAGAAATAAGCAGAGAACTTAGAATTCCTGCGGGCGAGGTTGAGTTGGTTATTAAATTTCAGAGCTTTTAA
- the mqnP gene encoding menaquinone biosynthesis prenyltransferase MqnP has product MIKKYMELVKFSHTIFSIPFILIAMVVAADGWFGWKLLFLGILAAVSARNFAMAVNRLVDRDIDAKNPRTQERPSVTGEITESQIKLFILANALIFIGVAYLINPLAFKLSIPILIVLGGYSYFKRFSEFAHLVLGVSLGLAPIAGAIAITASIPCWSVFLALGVMFWVAGFDILYSLQDMEFDKEEGLHSIPALVGEKGAIFISSMFHVFSVVFWALFAAYANLGFFGWLAVVLGGVMLYYEQKLVRRDFKNIPKAFFDVNGYLGIAFLILIILDKVS; this is encoded by the coding sequence ATGATAAAAAAATATATGGAGCTTGTAAAATTTTCCCATACGATTTTTAGTATACCTTTTATTTTGATAGCTATGGTGGTGGCCGCTGACGGGTGGTTTGGATGGAAACTACTATTTTTAGGCATATTGGCAGCCGTTAGTGCAAGAAACTTCGCAATGGCGGTAAACAGGCTTGTTGACAGGGATATAGACGCCAAAAACCCAAGAACACAGGAAAGACCGTCTGTTACAGGGGAAATAACGGAAAGTCAAATTAAACTTTTCATACTTGCGAACGCTTTAATTTTTATAGGTGTGGCTTATTTAATCAACCCTTTGGCGTTTAAACTTTCTATTCCTATTTTGATAGTGCTCGGGGGATACAGTTATTTTAAAAGATTCAGTGAATTTGCACATCTTGTACTTGGAGTGTCTCTTGGTCTCGCACCTATAGCCGGAGCTATTGCAATTACGGCATCGATTCCTTGCTGGTCTGTATTTTTGGCTCTTGGAGTAATGTTTTGGGTGGCGGGATTTGATATTTTGTATTCTCTTCAGGATATGGAATTCGATAAAGAAGAGGGGCTTCATTCTATACCCGCTCTTGTAGGTGAAAAAGGAGCTATTTTTATATCAAGTATGTTTCATGTCTTCAGTGTTGTGTTTTGGGCGCTGTTTGCGGCGTATGCCAATCTCGGATTTTTCGGATGGCTGGCGGTTGTGCTCGGAGGGGTGATGCTTTATTATGAACAAAAACTTGTAAGACGCGATTTTAAAAACATTCCAAAAGCATTTTTTGACGTTAACGGTTATCTCGGAATTGCGTTTTTGATTTTAATTATTTTGGATAAGGTTTCATAA
- the miaA gene encoding tRNA (adenosine(37)-N6)-dimethylallyltransferase MiaA — MFAIIGPTASGKSDLAIKLALKLNYEILSLDSLSIYKEIDIASAKPSKEELSKVKHYGVNEIYPNEKFDVMKFIEIYKKIPHKNIIIVGGTGFYLKAMLEGISQMPEITDEIKKKAKQKDYAFFESVDPDFASKISPNDTYRIQKGLEIYFATKTPPSVYFKNNPPKPVLPDIPIFEIAVDRSVLRERIKKRTDKMFNSGLIDEVAYLEKKYRDRRLPALKAIGIKEVLDYFNGKYTLKTLKEKIITNTARLAKRQQTFNKTQFKKKISAPLEELEEIILSEIK, encoded by the coding sequence ATGTTTGCTATTATAGGTCCTACCGCCAGCGGAAAAAGTGATTTGGCAATAAAACTCGCATTAAAACTTAATTATGAAATTTTATCACTTGATTCACTGAGTATTTATAAAGAAATAGACATAGCCTCAGCAAAACCTTCAAAAGAAGAACTCTCAAAAGTAAAACATTACGGTGTAAATGAAATATATCCTAATGAAAAATTCGATGTTATGAAGTTTATAGAGATATATAAAAAAATTCCTCATAAAAACATAATAATAGTCGGAGGAACCGGGTTTTATTTAAAAGCCATGCTTGAAGGCATATCACAAATGCCTGAAATTACCGATGAAATCAAAAAAAAGGCCAAACAAAAAGACTACGCTTTTTTTGAATCTGTGGATCCAGATTTCGCTTCCAAAATCTCACCGAACGATACATACAGAATACAAAAGGGTCTTGAGATATATTTTGCTACAAAAACACCTCCAAGCGTTTATTTCAAAAACAACCCTCCAAAACCGGTCCTTCCCGATATTCCCATTTTTGAAATTGCGGTTGATAGAAGCGTTTTGAGAGAGCGGATAAAAAAAAGAACCGATAAAATGTTCAACTCCGGTCTTATCGACGAAGTGGCGTATCTTGAAAAAAAATACCGTGACAGAAGGCTTCCGGCATTAAAAGCCATAGGTATTAAAGAAGTTCTTGATTATTTCAACGGAAAATACACATTAAAAACCTTAAAAGAAAAAATAATTACAAACACTGCAAGACTCGCAAAAAGACAGCAGACGTTTAATAAAACTCAGTTTAAAAAAAAGATTTCAGCACCTCTTGAAGAATTAGAAGAAATTATTTTATCAGAAATAAAATAA